CGAAGGCCAGGCGCAGGTCGAGCCGGTTCTGGTCGGCGCCCGAATGCGCGCGCTTGGCGTAGGCGCGCACGTCCTCGAGCTGCGCGAACGCCTGCCAGCGGCTGCCCAGGCGCAGATCGGCATGCAGTTGCAGGCGCTGCAGCAGGTAGGCGTCGGCGGCGCCGCCGGTGCCCAGGCCGGGCGCATCGTTGGACTCGAACCGCTCGCGCAGGTTGGCGCCCAGCGACAGGTAGTGCTGCGGATCGTCCACGTCCAGCGGCAGGTACTTCAGCCGGTCCAGCGGCGATTGCCGCAGGGCCGGATCGGCCAGCGCCGACCAGTCTTCCTGCCAGCGATTGGTGGCCGGCAGCGGCCGCGTCGCCGGCGCGGATGCCGGCGCCGGTTGCTCCGCGGCGTCGGCCGGCGCCGCGATCGCGGCGCTGCATGCCAGCGCCAGCGACGCGGCCAGGCACGCGCGCGCGACGGCGTGCACGCGCCCGCTCAACGCGTCAGCGGGCTATGGATCTCGGCGACGTAGCCGCCCGGGAATTCCACCACCGCGCTGCGCCGGTCCTGCGCGGCGAACGGCGCCACCAGCACCTGCACGCCGGCGGCCTTGGCCTTGTCCAGAGTCTGTTGCAGGTCCTCGACTTCGTAGCCGGTGGTCTCGCGCCCGTACGGATACGACAAGTGCCCGTCGCTGACCGCCACCGTGGTCTTGCCGAAATCCGACAGCAGGCGAATGCGCCGGTAGTGTTCGCCGGGGCGGCCGATCTCCTGCCCCGGCGCCTGCCGCGTGTCGTCCACGAGCTTGCCGTGGGAAAAGGCGAGGAAGCTGCGCACGAAGGCCTCGGCGCGGTCCGGCGACAGATAGACGCGGTTCTCCGGCAGCGTGCGGAACGCCGCGTACGACGGCGCGGTGGTATGCCAGTACAGCTGCGTGTTGACCCCGCCCGGCCATTGCACCACCGCATCGCGGCCGATCGGATCGGGGAACGGCGCGACCAGCACGTCGGCACCGGCGGCGCGCGCCGCGGCGACCGCCTGGTCCATGTCGCGCACCAGCAGGCCATTGCGCTCGGCGCCGAACGGGTACGGGACCGGCGTGGTGAAACCGAACAGCGACACCGTGCCGACCGGCGTCTGCAGCAACTGCGAGGTGGTGCTGCTCGGGGTCGGCGTCACCGTCGCCACCACCTGGCGCGTGCTGGTGCCGCCGAAGGTGGCCAGGAAGCTGGCGACGAAGCGGTCCACGTCGGCCGGCGCGACATAGACGTGGGTGGTGTCGTATTGCGGGGCGACCGCGACCGGCGGCGCGGCGGCGGCATGCGCGGCTGGCGGTGCGGCCGCCGCGGCGAACACACTCGGCGATTGCGCGCTGAGCGACAGCACGCTGAGCGACAGCAGGGCGGCGGCGATTTTCAGGCGCATGCGGAAACATCCTCGGCTTGCAGCGAAGACCGGCGCCGGCAACGGCGCAGGCAACCGGCACCCGATGCGCCGGCCTCCGCATGTTGCGCGGCGGCACGGTGGACGTCTTGGAAATTCGCGCGGTGTTGCGCTGCCTGCATCGAGATGGCGGCACTACCTCCGATGAAGATGTCTTACAAGGCTCGGTGCGTGCCGACGCTGCGTGGGTCACGTGCCCTGAAATGCAGGCGATGCCAGCCCCGTGCAGCTGCGTTCGCCCGAGGAGGCGACGCATGGCGCTTTGGGCTCGACCGATGTTCCGAGCATTGTGCAGCGCCTTGGGCTTCCATGCCGGCTACGGCGGCAAGCGGGCCCGCCGGTCGATGCGCAGCAGGTACAAGGTGATGGCGCCGGCGGCCGCTTCCCATCCGGGCGAGGACTCCGGATTCATCCCGCCGCGCCGACCCCATGGCGCGCCGCGACCGCAATGTGCGGCCGCGGCGCGCAGTCGGATCAGGGCACCTGCACCTGGCCCAGCGGCAGGCGCCGCTCGCTGTCCTGGCCGTCGTTCTGCGGGGCGATGTGGCGGCGTCCCGGCGCGTCGTCGGCCAGCGCCAGGCGCAGCGCGTAGCTGCCCGACGGCAGCGTGGCCGGGACGGTGAAGCTGGCGCTGCGGCTGAGGGTGGCGCCGGGCATGATCTCGTTGAGCGCGAAACCTGGGACGGTGGCGCGCGCGCGCGTGGTGCCGTCGCTGGCGACCCAGTGCAGTTCCACGTGGTAGCCGTGATACAGCGGGGCCGAACCGTGGTTGGTCATGTCCAGTTGCAGCGTGGCCTGCTGGCCGCGGCTCTGCGTGTCGGGCCAACTGGCCTTGGCGACCGCCAGGCGATAGCCGAGGTCGCGCTTGATGTCCTGCAGCTTGCTCGCGTTGCCGCTGGTCTCGTGCGCACCGGCCGGGC
This sequence is a window from Xanthomonas sp. CFBP 8443. Protein-coding genes within it:
- a CDS encoding glyoxalase; amino-acid sequence: MRLKIAAALLSLSVLSLSAQSPSVFAAAAAPPAAHAAAAPPVAVAPQYDTTHVYVAPADVDRFVASFLATFGGTSTRQVVATVTPTPSSTTSQLLQTPVGTVSLFGFTTPVPYPFGAERNGLLVRDMDQAVAAARAAGADVLVAPFPDPIGRDAVVQWPGGVNTQLYWHTTAPSYAAFRTLPENRVYLSPDRAEAFVRSFLAFSHGKLVDDTRQAPGQEIGRPGEHYRRIRLLSDFGKTTVAVSDGHLSYPYGRETTGYEVEDLQQTLDKAKAAGVQVLVAPFAAQDRRSAVVEFPGGYVAEIHSPLTR